A genomic stretch from Aedes albopictus strain Foshan chromosome 2, AalbF5, whole genome shotgun sequence includes:
- the LOC109419732 gene encoding uncharacterized protein LOC109419732 isoform X2 encodes MVPLLTALALCYVPVSWAVVTISFDGEFSSCQRGMDLISVDMTKFDILMLDNENFTLDGRLVFKKDFNNPVGLNIKLERKNRAMWIPVTTRLIPNFCDVILHPNDFWTTVVAAFEKQRCPFPAGHVETFDNTNIGNMARQMMLPPSMLGDWRMFVELRTMRDGKLETECTQAVFLLEEV; translated from the exons ATGGTCCCCTTGCTAACAGCTTTGGCGCTTTGTTACGTTCCCGTTTCATGG gcAGTCGTAACGATCTCGTTCGATGGCGAGTTCAGCTCCTGCCAAAGGGGAATGGACTTGATCAGTGTGGATATGACTAAGTTCGATATTCTAATGTTAGACAACGAAAATTTTACTCTGGATGGAAGGCTCGTGTTCAAAAAGGATTTCAACAATCCGGTCGGCTTGAACATCAAACTGGAAAGGAAGAACCGGGCGATGTGGATACCGGTGACGACGCGGCTCATTCCGAACTTTTGCGATGTTATTTTGCATCCGAACGACTTCTGGACTACGGTTGTTGCCGCATTCGAAAAACAGAGATGCCCATTTCCGGCTGGG CACGTGGAGACGTTCGATAACACAAACATCGGCAACATGGCCCGCCAAATGATGCTGCCTCCCAGTATGTTGGGTGATTGGCGAATGTTTGTGGAACTTCGCACCATGCGGGATGGGAAGTTGGAAACTGAATGTACGCAGGCGGTTTTTCTGCTGGAAGAGGTTTAA
- the LOC109419732 gene encoding uncharacterized protein LOC109419732 isoform X1, with translation MVFLGFCKNLSQILLRKSLPQAVVTISFDGEFSSCQRGMDLISVDMTKFDILMLDNENFTLDGRLVFKKDFNNPVGLNIKLERKNRAMWIPVTTRLIPNFCDVILHPNDFWTTVVAAFEKQRCPFPAGHVETFDNTNIGNMARQMMLPPSMLGDWRMFVELRTMRDGKLETECTQAVFLLEEV, from the exons ATGGTTTTCCTAGGATTTTGCAAGAATTTATCACAAATTCTccttcgaaaatccctcccacaggcAGTCGTAACGATCTCGTTCGATGGCGAGTTCAGCTCCTGCCAAAGGGGAATGGACTTGATCAGTGTGGATATGACTAAGTTCGATATTCTAATGTTAGACAACGAAAATTTTACTCTGGATGGAAGGCTCGTGTTCAAAAAGGATTTCAACAATCCGGTCGGCTTGAACATCAAACTGGAAAGGAAGAACCGGGCGATGTGGATACCGGTGACGACGCGGCTCATTCCGAACTTTTGCGATGTTATTTTGCATCCGAACGACTTCTGGACTACGGTTGTTGCCGCATTCGAAAAACAGAGATGCCCATTTCCGGCTGGG CACGTGGAGACGTTCGATAACACAAACATCGGCAACATGGCCCGCCAAATGATGCTGCCTCCCAGTATGTTGGGTGATTGGCGAATGTTTGTGGAACTTCGCACCATGCGGGATGGGAAGTTGGAAACTGAATGTACGCAGGCGGTTTTTCTGCTGGAAGAGGTTTAA